One Amaranthus tricolor cultivar Red isolate AtriRed21 chromosome 1, ASM2621246v1, whole genome shotgun sequence DNA window includes the following coding sequences:
- the LOC130815074 gene encoding NAC domain-containing protein 73: MTWCNESKSSTSKLNDNNNGAKPKSCPSCGYQIKSQQQAKINDLPGLPAGVRFDPTDQELIQHLEEKAGPDDGFHPLIDEFIPTLEGENGICYTHPEKLPGVKKDGQVRHFFHRPSKAYTTGTRKRRKVHTDEDGSETRWHKTGKTRPVIINGRVRGHKKILVLYTNYGKQKKPQKTNWVMHQYHLGVDEEEKDGELVVSKVFYQTQPRQCGSILKVNGRVTNQSQRNEMGEYYSNSSIISFEQIGNSNTKGSASTTLFPFCCP, translated from the exons taatgacaacaacaatggAGCAAAACCTAAATCTTGCCCTTCATGTGGTTACCAAATCAAATCCCAACAACag GCAAAGATAAATGATCTACCCGGTTTACCAGCGGGTGTAAGATTTGATCCAACAGATCAAGAACTGATTCAGCATTTGGAAGAAAAGGCTGGGCCGGATGATGGATTTCATCCTCTCATTGATGAATTCATCCCTACACTTGAAGGTGAAAATGGAATTTGCTACACCCACCCTGAAAAACTACCTG GAGTGAAAAAAGATGGACAAGTCCGCCATTTCTTCCATCGGCCTTCAAAAGCGTACACAACCGGGACACGAAAACGGAGGAAGGTCCACACAGATGAGGATGGCAGTGAAACCCGGTGGCACAAAACAGGCAAGACTCGGCCTGTTATCATCAACGGTAGAGTCAGAGGTCACAAGAAGATTTTGGTCCTCTACACAAATTACGGCAAGCAAAAGAAACCCCAAAAGACCAACTGGGTTATGCATCAATATCActtgggtgttgacgaggaagAAAAAGACGGGGAGTTGGTAGTTTCTAAAGTCTTTTACCAAACACAACCTAGACAATGCGGATCGATTTTGAAGGTAAATGGTCGGGTTACAAACCAAAGTCAGAGAAATGAAATGGGTGAATATTATAGCAATTCCTCCATCATTTCTTTTGAACAGATAGGCAACAGCAATACAAAAGGAAGTGCTTCAACAACTCTGTTCCCATTTTGCTGTCCTTGA
- the LOC130815083 gene encoding uncharacterized protein LOC130815083 translates to MKFTDSPVIELTVCNTTLSLQQDNGSMHVGTSVWPCSLVLVKFIDRWSPINPKTQNPNPYSDLLNFCNKRGVELGAGCGAAGMGLFLLGLRDVVLTDIAPVMPALKHNLKKNKPVLKKSLKRAQLYWANSAQIQALSPPFDVVVAADVVYLEETVKPLVDTMLEMVADDGVVLLGYQLRSPEADKLFWEVCREVFEIQMVPHEDLHPDYNYEEINVYIFRKKKKDVGDQKTD, encoded by the exons ATGAAATTCACAGACTCTCCAGTGATCGAACTCACCGTTTGTAATACTACCCTCTCTCTCCAACAAGACAATGGTTCCATGCACGTCGGCACTTCCGTTTGGCCTTGTTCTCTCGTTCTCGTCAAATTCATCGACCGTTGGTCTCCAATTAAccccaaaacccaaaaccctaatccATACTCCGATCTCCTCAATTTCTGCAACAAACGCGGCGTTGAATTAGGCGCTGGATGCGGGGCTGCAGGAATGGGTCTTTTTCTCTTAGGCCTTAGGGATGTTGTTCTTACCGATATAGCCCCTGTTATGCCCGCCTTAAAGCATAACTTGAAGAAGAATAAGCCAGTACTGAAGAAATCCTTGAAGAGGGCTCAGTTGTATTGGGCTAATTCGGCACAAATCCAGGCCCTTTCGCCTCCCTTTGATGTTGTTGTAGCTGCTGATGTGGTGTATTTGGAAGAAACTGTGAAGCCATTGGTTGATACAATGTTGGAAATGGTTGCTGATGATGGCGTCGTTTTATTGGGTTACCAGTTGAGATCACCTGAAGCTGATAAGCTGTTTTGGGAAGTTTGCAGGGAGGTTTTTGAGATTCAGATGGTCCCACATGAGGATTTGCATCCTGATTATAATTATGAGGAGATTAATGTTTATATTTTcaggaaaaagaagaaagatGTTGG AGACCAAAAAACAGATTGA